In a single window of the Deinococcus aetherius genome:
- a CDS encoding peptidoglycan D,D-transpeptidase FtsI family protein has product MEVKIRHRSRLMQLIALAMFLTLVWAYAQLEWGVPQGVKKTAVQSRGAILAADGRVLAGSVNGKRVYPMGPLAGQVVGMLGATEGLEGLEYAYDRRLAAGEDLRLTLDPGVQSAAERALATAIPKHQAEYGSVVVLETRTGRVLAAASYPPFDPNRWREYSGDDRRNRPFLDVFEPGSTVKGLVVAAALNEGLTTPNTKYETPMHRFVGGRWGSTIRDAVAHPKALTTRQVLRYSSNVGMSHLVEHFPAEKMRGYLGRYGFGEDVNIPTVMTSTGRLQPLRKWDDLVRATNAFGQGMSSTTLQLAAAYNAVANDGLYVSPRLVEGEPAGERREVLRPETARITRAMLQAVIEEGIPHQAGLKGYALAGKTGTAQVSEGAKGYASDIYDSVFAGFFPADAPRVTVAVMVHGAKLEYHGSQLAAPIYRDIASEILSRWATAPLPPTKTPEDQK; this is encoded by the coding sequence ATGGAGGTAAAGATCCGCCACCGCTCCCGCCTGATGCAGCTCATCGCGCTGGCGATGTTCCTGACGCTGGTGTGGGCCTACGCGCAGCTCGAATGGGGGGTGCCGCAGGGAGTCAAGAAGACCGCCGTGCAGTCGCGCGGCGCGATCCTCGCCGCCGACGGCCGCGTCCTGGCGGGCAGCGTGAACGGCAAGCGCGTCTACCCGATGGGCCCGCTCGCCGGTCAGGTGGTCGGGATGCTGGGGGCGACCGAGGGCCTGGAGGGGCTGGAGTACGCCTACGACCGCAGGCTGGCGGCGGGGGAGGACCTGCGGCTCACCCTCGATCCCGGTGTGCAGTCGGCTGCCGAGAGGGCGCTCGCCACCGCCATTCCCAAGCACCAGGCCGAATACGGCTCGGTTGTCGTGCTCGAAACCCGCACGGGCCGGGTGCTGGCCGCCGCGAGCTACCCGCCCTTCGACCCCAACCGCTGGCGCGAGTACAGCGGGGACGACCGCCGCAACCGCCCCTTCCTCGACGTGTTCGAGCCGGGCTCGACGGTCAAGGGGCTCGTCGTGGCGGCGGCCCTGAACGAGGGCCTCACCACCCCGAACACGAAGTACGAGACGCCCATGCACCGCTTCGTGGGGGGCCGCTGGGGCAGCACGATCCGGGACGCGGTGGCGCACCCGAAGGCGCTGACCACCCGGCAGGTGTTGCGCTACAGCAGCAACGTGGGCATGAGCCACCTCGTCGAGCACTTCCCCGCCGAGAAGATGCGGGGCTACCTGGGCCGCTACGGCTTCGGGGAGGACGTGAATATCCCCACCGTCATGACGAGCACGGGCAGGCTCCAGCCCCTGCGCAAGTGGGACGACCTCGTGCGCGCCACGAACGCCTTCGGCCAGGGCATGAGCAGCACCACCCTGCAACTCGCCGCCGCCTACAACGCGGTCGCCAACGACGGGCTCTACGTCTCGCCCCGCCTGGTGGAGGGCGAGCCTGCGGGCGAGCGCCGCGAGGTCCTGCGCCCCGAGACCGCCCGCATCACCCGAGCCATGCTCCAGGCCGTCATCGAGGAGGGCATCCCCCACCAGGCAGGCCTCAAGGGCTACGCGCTCGCGGGCAAGACGGGCACCGCCCAGGTTTCGGAGGGCGCCAAGGGCTACGCGAGCGACATCTACGACAGCGTCTTCGCCGGGTTCTTCCCCGCCGACGCCCCCCGCGTCACGGTCGCCGTGATGGTCCACGGCGCCAAGCTGGAATACCACGGCTCCCAGCTCGCCGCGCCCATCTACCGCGACATCGCCTCCGAGATTCTTTCGCGCTGGGCCACCGCACCTCTGCCTCCCACGAAAACGCCCGAAGACCAGAAATAA
- a CDS encoding ABC transporter permease, which translates to MARTPPDLAWTLARAHLARRRTQNLLTVLGIAVGVMVLIAALSLTNGFTRALVDATLRASPHLSLTAFTPTPRDAALEAAMRADPRVQAFVPFLGDKGLLTRPASAGRGAGVDFTTLFGVTEGAARVLELAPEEGALLRGLGEGEVLLGSALARSVGAFTGDEVRLLNSAQRRTSLRVKGVFTTGNFLIDSGYAFTSLGTLQRLQGTRNITGYQLRLHDPTLAPQVGNDLTRTRPYTSVPWQSLYGTLLDQLALQKRVIGFVVFLIVIVAAFGIANVLTLAVFEKTQEIAILRAIGATRGVITRTFLLEGAALGLAGLVLGNLLGLVISAYFTVRPFQLPGDLYFITALPVEVRFTDLLWVNAVGLGTTLLAALIPARRAANVEPARIIR; encoded by the coding sequence GTGGCCCGCACTCCTCCCGACCTCGCCTGGACCCTCGCCCGCGCGCACCTCGCCCGGCGGCGCACCCAGAACCTCCTCACCGTGCTGGGCATCGCCGTCGGCGTGATGGTCCTGATCGCGGCACTCAGCCTGACGAACGGCTTCACCCGGGCCCTCGTGGACGCGACCCTGCGCGCGAGCCCCCACCTCAGCCTGACCGCCTTCACGCCCACCCCGCGTGACGCGGCGCTGGAGGCCGCCATGCGCGCCGACCCCCGGGTCCAGGCGTTCGTGCCCTTTCTGGGAGACAAGGGCCTGCTCACCCGCCCGGCGAGCGCGGGCCGGGGCGCCGGGGTCGATTTCACCACCCTCTTCGGCGTGACGGAAGGCGCGGCGCGCGTCCTGGAACTCGCCCCCGAGGAGGGCGCCCTCCTGCGCGGTCTGGGGGAGGGCGAGGTGCTTCTCGGCTCGGCCCTCGCCCGCAGCGTGGGGGCCTTCACGGGCGACGAGGTGCGCCTGCTGAACAGCGCCCAGCGCCGCACGAGCCTGCGCGTGAAGGGCGTGTTCACGACCGGGAACTTCCTGATCGACTCCGGGTACGCCTTTACCAGCCTGGGCACTCTCCAGCGCCTTCAGGGGACACGGAACATCACCGGCTACCAGCTCCGCCTTCACGACCCGACTCTGGCTCCCCAGGTCGGCAACGACCTCACCCGCACCCGGCCCTACACCTCGGTTCCCTGGCAGAGCCTGTACGGCACGCTGCTCGACCAGCTCGCCCTCCAGAAGCGGGTGATCGGCTTCGTGGTGTTCCTGATCGTGATCGTGGCGGCCTTCGGGATTGCCAACGTGCTGACGCTCGCCGTGTTCGAGAAGACGCAGGAGATCGCCATCCTGCGCGCCATCGGGGCCACACGGGGGGTCATCACCCGCACCTTCCTGCTGGAGGGGGCCGCGCTCGGGCTGGCCGGCCTCGTGCTCGGCAACCTGCTGGGGCTGGTGATCAGCGCGTATTTCACGGTGCGGCCCTTCCAGCTTCCGGGCGACCTGTACTTCATCACGGCGCTTCCCGTCGAGGTGCGGTTCACCGACCTGCTGTGGGTAAACGCGGTCGGCCTGGGCACCACCCTGCTCGCCGCCCTGATCCCGGCGCGGCGGGCGGCGAACGTCGAGCCCGCCCGGATCATCCGCTGA
- a CDS encoding 3D domain-containing protein → MPQHFNRWMPVVLLGVFGVAGATPALPAASFAEAAVRDALTPALPAARPVPQASAPQAAAPAPFVPVRSVRAQSAPARPSATQVREAEVSRAQAQATQAAQARARAIQAAEAGVARGTTRTGRSVIARATAYNSTPGQTDSTPFITATGTRVRNGVVALSRDLLRVFPYGSKVTIEDVSGRTGNLLRGQVFSVEDTMAARKTNSIDIWMPSRSQAIRFGARQVRVTAVR, encoded by the coding sequence ATGCCTCAACACTTCAACCGCTGGATGCCCGTTGTTCTTCTCGGCGTGTTCGGCGTCGCCGGTGCCACCCCCGCCCTTCCTGCCGCCTCCTTCGCCGAGGCGGCGGTCCGTGACGCCCTGACGCCCGCCCTCCCCGCCGCGCGGCCCGTCCCGCAGGCTTCGGCGCCGCAGGCCGCCGCCCCGGCCCCGTTCGTTCCCGTCCGGAGCGTCCGTGCGCAATCGGCACCCGCCCGGCCCTCCGCCACCCAGGTCCGGGAGGCGGAGGTGAGCCGTGCCCAAGCTCAGGCTACCCAGGCGGCGCAGGCACGCGCCCGGGCGATCCAGGCGGCCGAGGCAGGGGTGGCTCGCGGCACGACGCGCACCGGCCGCAGCGTGATCGCGCGGGCGACGGCGTACAACAGCACGCCCGGCCAGACCGACAGCACGCCCTTCATCACGGCGACGGGCACCCGGGTTCGCAACGGTGTGGTGGCACTCAGCCGCGATCTGCTGCGCGTCTTCCCCTACGGCAGCAAGGTCACCATCGAGGACGTCAGCGGGAGGACGGGAAACTTGCTGCGCGGCCAGGTCTTCAGCGTGGAGGACACGATGGCCGCCCGCAAGACGAACAGCATCGACATCTGGATGCCCAGCCGCAGCCAGGCGATCCGCTTCGGCGCCCGCCAGGTGCGCGTCACCGCCGTGCGCTGA
- the rsmH gene encoding 16S rRNA (cytosine(1402)-N(4))-methyltransferase RsmH, translated as MNIAPGIPTPDPLSHTPVLAAEVVEALAPAPGRLIVDGTLGGAGHTRLLLEAGARVIGIDQDPYALDRARSEHLPGLTALEGNYRDMQELLAPLGVTRVDGVLLDIGVSSFQLDDAERGFSYHTEAPLDMRMSQAGESAADVVNTSPEEELAAIIYEYGEERHSRRIARAIVQAREGAPIETTVRLAEIVKRAYPGFSKGIHPARRTFQALRIHVNDELGALRDGLQAAEALLAPGGRLAVISFHSLEDRIVKRFLRGSSTLTPLTKRPVEASEEEQARNPRARSAKLRAAEKRAPEVAA; from the coding sequence ATGAACATTGCCCCAGGCATCCCCACCCCTGACCCCCTCTCCCACACCCCCGTCCTCGCCGCCGAAGTCGTAGAGGCTCTCGCCCCCGCCCCCGGCCGATTGATCGTGGACGGCACCCTCGGCGGCGCCGGGCACACCCGCCTGCTGCTGGAGGCGGGCGCCCGCGTCATCGGCATCGACCAGGACCCCTATGCGCTGGACCGCGCCCGCAGCGAGCACCTCCCCGGCCTCACCGCCCTTGAGGGCAACTACCGCGACATGCAAGAACTCCTCGCCCCCCTCGGCGTGACGCGGGTGGACGGCGTGCTCCTCGACATCGGCGTGAGCAGCTTTCAGCTCGACGACGCCGAGCGGGGATTCTCCTACCACACGGAGGCGCCCCTCGACATGCGCATGAGTCAGGCGGGCGAGAGCGCCGCCGACGTGGTGAATACTTCCCCGGAAGAGGAACTCGCCGCGATCATCTACGAGTACGGCGAGGAGCGCCACTCGCGCCGGATCGCCCGCGCCATCGTTCAGGCGCGCGAGGGGGCCCCCATCGAGACCACCGTGCGCCTCGCCGAGATCGTCAAGCGGGCGTACCCGGGGTTCTCGAAGGGCATCCACCCCGCCCGCCGGACCTTCCAGGCACTGCGAATTCACGTCAACGACGAACTCGGCGCCCTGCGCGACGGGCTCCAGGCCGCCGAGGCCCTGCTCGCGCCGGGGGGGCGGCTGGCCGTGATCTCCTTTCACTCGCTCGAAGACCGCATCGTGAAGCGTTTCCTGCGGGGCAGTTCCACCCTGACGCCGCTCACGAAGCGGCCCGTGGAGGCGTCCGAGGAGGAGCAGGCCCGCAACCCCCGCGCCCGCAGCGCCAAGCTCCGCGCCGCCGAGAAGCGGGCCCCGGAGGTGGCCGCGTGA